From Mycobacterium lacus, one genomic window encodes:
- a CDS encoding DDE-type integrase/transposase/recombinase, translating to MTATLAEVRKGSADDEGVGTDSAQGPRADRPRRRNFTPEYKAAIVAEYDALTEPGARGALLRREGLYSSHIVEWRRARDAGALDGLARSGGRGKDRDQAEIERLRKRAERAEAELERTRAALDLVEKHTRSWRRSPRARARGPGRRSDRTVAARGGAADLDREGARCWASRARACIGSATALPVHAANPGRADRRPMRSTRPSARRSLRCCASRASPTRRSPVWAELLDEGVYLCSQSTMYRILRTHNMTRERRRVATHPPRVKPELVAHQPNDVWSWDITKLAGPVRGEFYQLYVMLDIFSRYPVGWRVEYHEDADIAQDWMAELTALHGRPGAIHADRGSAMTSKNVAQLLIDLGVARSHCAHGCQTTTRSANPSSKR from the coding sequence ATGACGGCGACTTTGGCTGAGGTCCGGAAGGGTAGCGCCGATGATGAAGGCGTGGGAACCGATTCGGCCCAGGGTCCGCGGGCGGATCGTCCCCGGCGGCGCAACTTCACCCCGGAGTACAAGGCGGCCATTGTGGCCGAGTACGACGCGTTGACCGAGCCGGGTGCGCGGGGTGCGCTGCTTCGGCGTGAGGGCCTGTACTCATCGCACATCGTGGAGTGGCGCCGAGCGCGCGACGCGGGCGCGTTGGACGGGCTGGCCCGGTCAGGCGGTCGTGGTAAGGACCGCGACCAGGCCGAGATCGAACGGCTACGGAAGCGGGCCGAACGGGCCGAGGCCGAGCTTGAACGCACGAGGGCCGCGTTGGATCTGGTGGAAAAGCACACGCGCTCTTGGAGACGCTCTCCGAGAGCACGGGCACGCGGCCCGGGTCGAAGAAGTGATCGCACAGTTGCTGCCCGAGGTGGAGCGGCTGACCTCGACCGCGAAGGCGCGCGCTGCTGGGCAAGCCGCGCGCGAGCCTGTATCGGCAGCGCAACCGCCCTGCCGGTCCACGCCGCAAACCCGGGCCGAGCGGACCGCCGCCCAATGCGCTCGACGCGGCCGAGCGCACGCAGATCCTTACGGTGTTGTGCCAGCCGCGCTTCGCCGACAAGGCGGTCGCCCGTGTGGGCCGAGCTGCTCGACGAGGGCGTCTACCTGTGCTCGCAGTCCACGATGTACCGGATCCTGCGCACGCACAACATGACCCGCGAACGGCGGCGGGTAGCCACACACCCGCCGCGGGTCAAACCCGAGCTGGTCGCCCACCAACCCAACGACGTGTGGTCCTGGGACATCACCAAATTGGCGGGACCGGTGCGCGGCGAGTTCTACCAGCTCTACGTGATGCTGGACATCTTCAGCCGCTACCCCGTCGGCTGGCGCGTCGAGTACCACGAGGACGCCGACATCGCCCAGGACTGGATGGCCGAGCTGACCGCGCTACACGGGCGGCCCGGCGCGATCCACGCCGACCGGGGTTCGGCGATGACGTCGAAGAACGTCGCCCAGCTGCTAATCGACCTCGGCGTGGCGCGCAGCCACTGCGCCCACGGGTGTCAAACGACAACCCGTTCAGCGAATCCCAGTTCAAAACGCTGA
- a CDS encoding integrase core domain-containing protein, with translation MSNDNPFSESQFKTLKYRNDFPERFDSIEHARTWCKDFFDYLRHEHRHSALGLHTPASVYFGTAADIQAKRARVMADAYAANPNRFSSPPQPPKLPTAAWINPPTPQPKIVST, from the coding sequence GTGTCAAACGACAACCCGTTCAGCGAATCCCAGTTCAAAACGCTGAAGTACCGCAACGATTTTCCCGAACGGTTCGACTCGATCGAGCACGCCCGCACCTGGTGCAAAGACTTCTTCGACTACCTGCGCCACGAGCACCGCCATTCCGCGCTCGGCCTGCACACACCGGCGTCGGTGTACTTCGGCACCGCCGCCGACATCCAGGCCAAACGAGCCCGGGTCATGGCCGATGCCTACGCCGCCAACCCCAACCGGTTTAGCAGCCCACCACAGCCCCCGAAACTACCGACCGCGGCATGGATCAACCCACCGACCCCACAACCGAAAATAGTGTCCACATAG
- a CDS encoding chitinase, whose amino-acid sequence MATLHNGGVDATISFGGAANQELAQTTTSVTALTAKYQSVIDAYGIHKLDFDIEGAAQADLASLTRRSQAIAALQAAGNANSTPVQVSFTLPVMTTGLTADGMRVVQNAIANGVDIGHVNVMAMDYYDPNLSYEGKMGDYAIQAATAVHDQLVPLYPSKTDAQIWSMIDVTPMIGVNDDPNEIFTLADAQKLTTFAEQKGMGGLHMWSINRDYPGPVGTLSNTSSGVAQDTWDYSHIFGQFDD is encoded by the coding sequence ATGGCCACCCTGCACAACGGCGGAGTCGACGCGACCATCTCCTTCGGTGGCGCGGCGAACCAGGAACTCGCTCAGACCACTACGAGCGTGACCGCGCTGACCGCGAAATACCAGTCGGTGATCGACGCCTACGGAATCCACAAACTCGATTTCGACATCGAAGGCGCGGCCCAGGCCGACCTCGCATCGCTGACGCGCCGTTCGCAGGCCATCGCTGCGCTGCAGGCGGCAGGCAACGCCAACAGCACCCCGGTGCAGGTCTCGTTCACCCTTCCCGTGATGACCACGGGTCTGACCGCCGACGGGATGCGGGTGGTCCAGAACGCCATCGCCAACGGCGTGGACATCGGACACGTGAACGTGATGGCGATGGACTACTACGACCCGAACCTGTCGTATGAGGGCAAGATGGGCGACTACGCGATCCAGGCCGCGACGGCCGTCCACGATCAGTTGGTGCCGCTGTATCCGTCGAAGACCGACGCGCAGATCTGGTCGATGATCGACGTGACGCCGATGATCGGAGTCAACGACGATCCCAACGAAATCTTCACCCTTGCCGACGCGCAGAAACTGACCACTTTCGCCGAGCAGAAGGGGATGGGCGGACTGCACATGTGGTCGATCAACCGCGACTACCCGGGTCCAGTGGGCACCCTGTCCAACACCAGCAGCGGGGTGGCGCAAGACACCTGGGACTACTCCCACATCTTCGGGCAGTTCGACGACTGA
- a CDS encoding adenylate/guanylate cyclase domain-containing protein — translation MMRSAARWFRQTNHSPGVVAFVRRARRLLPGDPEFGDPLSTAGEGGPRAAARAADRLLGDRDAASREVSLGVLQVWQALTEAVSRQPANPEVTLVFTDLVGFSTWSLQAGDDAALMLLRQVARAVEPALLDAGGHIVKRMGDGIMAVFRFPTVAVRAVLAAREAMKSVEVEGYRPRMRVGIHTGRPQRLAADWLGVDVNIAARVMERATKGGIMVSSTTLDLIPHSELDAMGVVAKRARRPVFTSKLTGIPPDLAIYRLKTVRELTAGDDTDETNLDA, via the coding sequence ATGATGCGCAGTGCGGCCAGGTGGTTCCGCCAGACGAACCACAGCCCAGGCGTGGTGGCGTTTGTTCGTCGTGCGCGGCGGCTGTTGCCCGGCGATCCCGAGTTTGGCGACCCGCTGTCCACCGCCGGCGAGGGCGGACCGCGGGCCGCTGCACGCGCTGCCGACCGGCTGCTGGGGGATCGTGATGCGGCCTCGCGCGAGGTCAGCTTGGGTGTGCTACAGGTCTGGCAGGCGCTGACCGAGGCGGTGTCCCGGCAGCCAGCAAACCCGGAAGTGACATTGGTGTTCACCGACCTGGTCGGGTTTTCGACGTGGTCGTTGCAAGCCGGCGACGATGCGGCGCTGATGCTGCTGCGGCAGGTGGCGCGGGCGGTCGAGCCGGCGCTGCTCGACGCCGGCGGGCACATCGTCAAACGGATGGGCGACGGGATCATGGCGGTATTCCGCTTCCCAACCGTCGCCGTCAGGGCGGTGCTGGCCGCCCGGGAAGCGATGAAATCGGTTGAGGTGGAAGGCTATAGACCACGAATGCGGGTCGGCATCCATACTGGTCGACCGCAGCGGCTGGCCGCCGACTGGCTCGGTGTCGACGTCAACATCGCCGCCCGGGTTATGGAACGAGCCACGAAGGGTGGCATCATGGTGTCGAGCACTACGCTGGACTTGATACCGCACAGCGAGCTGGACGCAATGGGTGTCGTCGCCAAGCGCGCACGCCGACCCGTCTTCACCAGCAAACTCACCGGTATTCCCCCGGACTTGGCGATATATCGCCTTAAGACTGTACGAGAGTTGACAGCTGGCGATGATACGGACGAGACAAATCTCGATGCATAG
- a CDS encoding rhomboid-like protein: MIYGILSRLARVRFTVGYVASLAAVSIAILMLGPQAREQVIRHASTNLHNLARGHLGTLWNSAFVIDDGPLYFWLPCLVCLLALAELHLRSLRLTLAFVLGHIGATLLVAAVLAASVELGWLPLSISRASDVGMSYGALAVLGALTAAIPRRWRSAWIGWWLVVGLVTAVSGGGFTDAGHAVALLLGMVVAIRFGRSARWTPVRWALLIVSSGFGFVLLAHTGWTSMSGAALGTLGALAAYKLIPLNAARGSAPTGPLPVLSV; this comes from the coding sequence ATGATTTACGGCATCTTGTCCCGGCTGGCCCGGGTTCGATTCACCGTGGGTTACGTGGCCTCTCTGGCCGCAGTCAGCATCGCCATCCTGATGCTTGGCCCGCAGGCGCGTGAACAGGTGATACGGCACGCCAGCACAAACCTGCACAACCTGGCGCGCGGCCACCTGGGGACCCTGTGGAACAGCGCGTTCGTCATCGACGACGGCCCGCTCTACTTCTGGCTACCGTGCCTGGTGTGCCTGCTGGCACTGGCCGAACTGCATCTGCGCAGCCTGCGGCTGACCCTGGCGTTTGTCCTCGGCCATATCGGCGCGACGCTACTGGTGGCGGCCGTGCTCGCGGCGTCCGTCGAGTTGGGCTGGTTGCCGTTGTCGATCAGCCGCGCTTCTGACGTCGGAATGAGCTACGGCGCCCTCGCGGTGCTCGGCGCGCTGACGGCGGCGATCCCGCGGCGCTGGCGGTCCGCCTGGATCGGCTGGTGGCTGGTGGTGGGCCTGGTGACCGCCGTCTCCGGCGGTGGCTTCACCGATGCCGGCCACGCCGTTGCGTTGCTGCTGGGCATGGTGGTGGCCATCCGGTTCGGCCGTTCCGCCCGCTGGACACCGGTGCGCTGGGCGTTGCTAATCGTGTCTTCGGGCTTCGGCTTCGTGCTGCTGGCGCACACCGGGTGGACCTCGATGAGTGGGGCGGCGTTGGGCACCCTGGGCGCGCTGGCGGCTTACAAGCTCATCCCGTTGAACGCGGCGCGCGGTTCAGCGCCGACCGGTCCGCTGCCGGTGCTGAGCGTCTGA
- a CDS encoding 3-oxoacyl-[acyl-carrier-protein] synthase III C-terminal domain-containing protein, whose product MSAYITATGAFLPGYPVSNDEIEDYIGKAGRASSNLKDLVLANCGIKTRHYAIDKSQRTLVSNTAMAAAAVRNATQRAGLGPNDVELLTAATTIPDLMGPGHASMVHGELGYGPLEIATAHGICSSGMMALKNAYLQVAIGEKRNAVCVASELASRVFKSTRYEEMAVVDEVGSLPLETAFLRYMLSDGAGAAVIQSAPAASGVSLRIDWISLTSFANTEKTCMFFGTNDNACEKTWGDYPNVPAAAADGAFVLRQELSLLPHLIRVGVDEYERLLVAGKFYPDTVTWFPAHYSSERMKSMMMDEFARRGLPSGGPEAWYSNLTKVGNIGSAAIFVILDEMMTEGLIRDGDTLLCMVPESGRFVMSFMHLTAVTTASASHSTP is encoded by the coding sequence ATGAGCGCGTACATCACCGCAACCGGCGCGTTCCTGCCCGGTTACCCGGTTTCCAACGACGAAATCGAAGACTACATCGGAAAAGCGGGACGCGCGTCGTCCAATCTCAAGGACCTCGTGCTGGCGAACTGCGGAATCAAGACCCGCCACTATGCCATTGACAAGAGTCAACGGACTCTGGTCTCGAATACGGCGATGGCGGCCGCCGCGGTGCGCAACGCCACCCAGCGGGCTGGACTAGGCCCTAATGACGTTGAACTGCTCACGGCGGCAACGACGATACCCGATTTGATGGGTCCCGGGCATGCCAGCATGGTGCACGGTGAGCTGGGGTACGGGCCACTTGAAATCGCGACCGCGCACGGTATCTGCAGCAGCGGGATGATGGCGTTGAAGAACGCCTACCTTCAGGTGGCAATCGGCGAAAAGCGCAATGCTGTCTGCGTGGCCAGTGAGCTGGCCTCACGCGTATTCAAGAGCACTCGCTATGAGGAGATGGCGGTGGTCGACGAGGTCGGGTCGCTGCCATTGGAGACCGCGTTCTTGCGCTACATGCTCTCGGACGGAGCGGGGGCCGCGGTGATTCAGAGCGCACCCGCTGCATCGGGGGTCAGCCTTCGCATCGACTGGATCTCGCTGACGTCGTTTGCCAACACCGAGAAGACGTGCATGTTCTTCGGTACCAACGACAACGCATGTGAGAAGACCTGGGGTGACTACCCCAACGTCCCGGCGGCCGCCGCCGACGGTGCGTTCGTGCTGCGCCAGGAACTCTCCCTGCTGCCGCATCTAATACGCGTGGGAGTGGATGAATACGAACGGCTGCTCGTCGCAGGCAAGTTCTACCCGGACACGGTGACATGGTTTCCCGCGCACTACTCGAGTGAACGGATGAAGTCCATGATGATGGACGAGTTCGCCCGGCGCGGCCTTCCATCGGGCGGACCCGAAGCCTGGTACAGCAACCTTACGAAGGTCGGAAACATCGGCAGCGCAGCCATCTTCGTCATTCTCGACGAGATGATGACCGAGGGCCTGATCAGGGACGGTGACACGTTGCTGTGCATGGTTCCGGAGTCGGGCCGGTTCGTCATGTCGTTCATGCACCTGACTGCGGTAACGACCGCTTCGGCTTCGCACTCCACGCCATGA
- a CDS encoding IS1634 family transposase, whose amino-acid sequence MALFDLSSSWVTGRCCELAAHGYSRDGKKGCQQIEYGVLTDPDGRPVAVRVFAGNTSDPSAFTQIVEVIKDKLAIQRLILVGDRGMITGARIDKLRELNDTPDDAACFDWITALRAVDRQTRSRRRAAADEPVRPARPRRDHPPDYPGERLIACRNPALAAERARKRQDLLAATDKELAHIAERVTKGTLSGADKIGIEVGRVSGKFKVGKHFHLTITDTAFTYHRDQAAIDAEAALDGIYVLRTSVDAQALDPAAIVESYKKLANVERDFRIIKSDDLDLRPIHHRLQDRVKAHMLICMLACYLTWHLRKAWAPLTFTDQAPPQRDNPVAPHAAPPPPKPRPPPNTMTTATRSAASATCSHTWAPSPATGSATTTPTSKSTSSPTPPPTSAAPSTLSRPPSH is encoded by the coding sequence ATGGCGTTGTTCGACCTGAGTTCCTCGTGGGTGACCGGGCGCTGCTGCGAGCTGGCCGCACACGGCTATTCCCGCGACGGCAAGAAAGGGTGCCAGCAGATCGAATACGGTGTGCTCACCGACCCCGACGGGCGCCCGGTCGCGGTGCGGGTGTTCGCGGGCAACACCAGCGACCCGAGCGCGTTCACCCAGATCGTTGAGGTGATCAAAGACAAGCTCGCCATCCAGCGGCTGATCCTGGTCGGTGACCGCGGCATGATCACCGGCGCGCGCATCGACAAGCTGCGCGAACTCAACGACACCCCCGACGACGCAGCGTGTTTCGACTGGATCACCGCGCTGCGCGCCGTCGATCGCCAAACTCGCTCGCGACGACGGGCCGCTGCAGATGAGCCTGTTCGACCAGCAAGACCTCGCCGAGATCACCCACCCGACTACCCCGGCGAACGGCTGATCGCCTGCCGCAACCCAGCACTGGCCGCCGAACGCGCCCGCAAGCGCCAAGACCTGCTGGCCGCCACCGACAAGGAGCTGGCCCACATCGCCGAACGCGTCACCAAGGGCACCCTGTCCGGCGCCGACAAGATCGGCATCGAGGTCGGTAGGGTCAGCGGAAAATTCAAGGTGGGCAAACACTTCCACCTCACCATCACCGACACCGCCTTCACCTACCACCGCGACCAGGCCGCCATCGACGCCGAAGCGGCCCTCGACGGCATCTATGTCCTGCGCACTAGCGTCGACGCCCAGGCCCTCGACCCCGCCGCCATAGTCGAAAGCTACAAGAAACTCGCCAACGTCGAACGCGACTTCCGCATCATCAAATCCGACGACCTCGACCTGCGGCCCATCCACCACCGCCTCCAAGACCGGGTCAAAGCCCACATGCTCATCTGCATGCTCGCCTGCTACCTCACCTGGCATCTACGCAAGGCCTGGGCACCGTTGACCTTCACCGACCAAGCACCCCCACAACGGGACAACCCCGTAGCCCCGCACGCCGCTCCGCCACCGCCCAAGCCAAGGCCTCCACCAAACACGATGACGACGGCAACCCGGTCGGCAGCTTCCGCGACCTGCTCACACACCTGGGCACCCTCACCCGCGACCGGATCCGCTACCACGACACCGACATCGAAATCGACAAGCTCACCGACCCCACCCCCCACCAGCGCCGCGCCTTCGACCTTATCGAGGCCCCCATCCCACTGA
- a CDS encoding FAD-dependent monooxygenase: MADNQIVIVGGGSTGCTLALLLARLGVASVVAERREEPLFHPAAHVINARSLEIWRQASASLAEKIFALATPFEKLGSIRWCCGLLDPPLGEIDVTSDAELVARLKSYSPFLISHVGQHLLMPVLWAALEREPLVDFRRGTSVERVRETSDGIVVDIQPRLGLSDRVAARYVVAADGANSVLREHAGIGMTGKILARIGSVFFHAPRLFDGDTPTPLLTWIYQPRFCGALIPHANDDYVLMTPYLHRRQAVVRDSAAFWNQTLREVLGTARGFAVHSTNTWTMTSQIAERFRRGRLLLAGDAAHRFPPAGGFGLNSGVQDAQNLAWKMAAVVKGHAHAALLDTYDPERRPVVERFAQQSVRNYFRLDEVTAPLGITNRAMCRATEAVASPPLAWLPDRLLGLACDRATKMQTKRTRMLLAGDARARRLRTQIAALIPGQLEHFVFQGLEFGYTYRGPLIAPESGETPPDQSTIVTYRPTTRPGARLPHASVLHEGRPVSVHDTLCSEGLTLFTASAPQWTAALRKQQHPATLPVMVRDLAAAEPRDQGHLLALFEVGRQGAVLVRPDGHVAWRTTKPAPGGSADLRQFLEQRWLPYWQRTHRKA; encoded by the coding sequence ATGGCCGACAACCAAATCGTCATCGTGGGCGGTGGTTCGACCGGCTGCACGCTTGCCTTGCTCCTGGCCCGGCTAGGCGTAGCCTCCGTCGTTGCCGAACGTCGCGAGGAACCCCTCTTCCATCCTGCCGCCCACGTCATTAACGCGCGCTCCCTTGAGATCTGGCGTCAGGCGTCGGCCTCACTCGCAGAAAAGATCTTTGCGCTCGCTACGCCTTTTGAGAAGTTGGGAAGCATCCGCTGGTGCTGCGGGCTACTTGACCCGCCGCTGGGCGAGATAGATGTGACATCGGACGCCGAGTTGGTGGCGCGACTAAAATCCTACAGCCCGTTCCTGATATCCCATGTTGGCCAGCATCTCCTGATGCCGGTCCTGTGGGCCGCACTGGAACGGGAACCCCTAGTCGACTTTCGGCGTGGCACATCGGTCGAGCGGGTCCGCGAGACCTCCGACGGCATCGTCGTAGACATCCAACCTCGGCTAGGGCTGTCCGACCGGGTAGCCGCCCGCTACGTCGTCGCCGCGGATGGCGCAAACAGCGTCCTCCGCGAGCACGCCGGAATCGGGATGACAGGCAAGATCCTGGCCCGCATCGGCAGCGTCTTCTTCCACGCCCCCCGCCTGTTTGATGGCGACACGCCCACGCCGTTGTTGACCTGGATATATCAGCCGAGGTTCTGTGGCGCCCTGATCCCGCACGCCAACGACGACTACGTGCTGATGACGCCGTACCTCCACCGGCGGCAAGCGGTCGTACGGGATAGCGCAGCGTTCTGGAACCAAACGCTCCGCGAAGTACTGGGTACCGCCCGCGGCTTCGCTGTCCACTCCACCAACACGTGGACCATGACCTCACAGATCGCCGAGCGCTTTCGGCGTGGGCGACTGCTGCTCGCGGGTGACGCCGCGCACCGTTTCCCGCCCGCGGGAGGTTTCGGTCTCAACAGCGGCGTGCAGGATGCACAGAACCTTGCCTGGAAGATGGCAGCAGTTGTCAAAGGACACGCCCACGCCGCCTTGCTCGATACCTACGATCCCGAGCGGCGACCAGTCGTGGAACGGTTCGCGCAACAAAGCGTCAGGAACTATTTCCGGCTCGACGAGGTCACTGCTCCGCTTGGCATCACTAACCGGGCAATGTGCAGAGCTACCGAGGCTGTCGCCAGTCCGCCGCTCGCTTGGCTGCCGGACCGGCTGCTGGGATTGGCATGTGACCGCGCGACGAAGATGCAGACCAAGCGTACGCGGATGCTGCTGGCCGGAGATGCCCGCGCCCGGCGCCTCCGCACGCAGATCGCGGCGCTCATCCCGGGTCAACTCGAACACTTCGTGTTCCAAGGCCTTGAATTTGGCTACACATACCGGGGCCCGCTGATAGCCCCGGAGTCAGGTGAGACACCGCCCGATCAGTCCACCATCGTCACCTACCGACCTACCACTAGGCCCGGGGCACGCCTGCCGCACGCCTCGGTTCTTCACGAGGGCCGGCCGGTCTCGGTTCATGACACCCTCTGCTCCGAAGGGCTCACCCTCTTCACCGCAAGTGCTCCTCAATGGACCGCCGCGCTGCGCAAACAACAGCATCCGGCCACACTTCCGGTCATGGTGCGAGACCTTGCTGCCGCGGAACCACGAGATCAGGGCCACTTGCTAGCGCTGTTTGAGGTTGGTCGTCAAGGCGCCGTCCTGGTGCGTCCCGATGGACATGTCGCATGGCGAACCACTAAGCCAGCCCCCGGAGGGAGTGCGGACCTCCGCCAGTTCCTCGAGCAACGATGGCTGCCCTATTGGCAGCGCACGCACCGCAAAGCATGA
- a CDS encoding methyltransferase has protein sequence MRALERVRHHLYRLHQKLVPAPIAMTELIMGHMASQAIAVAAELRVADALANGPLHRDELAREVGANPVALARLLRALISRGIFRQLRDGRYALTPMADTLRSDAPVSVAGWARYYGSQEYREFWSFLVEAVRTGQSVVPSLRGVDGFAYLAQHPQLASLFNDGMTAISEVAAASVVTAYDFGKFSVVVDVGGGHGRLLAAVLAAAPNARGVLFDLPNVVTGAPEVLDRAGVSGRVRVEGGSFFDSVPTGGDVYILQFVIHDWGDEAAQRILRNVAEAAHDQATLLLVEMVIPQHHREFAGNWADLDMLVLGEGQERTAAAHQELLRRSGFQLTRIIQTVSPFCVIEASPIARDARRPRPLAGTTREPDRVQSSRVGAPPK, from the coding sequence GTGCGCGCACTGGAACGCGTCCGTCACCACCTCTACCGTCTGCATCAAAAACTCGTCCCGGCTCCCATTGCCATGACGGAACTGATCATGGGGCACATGGCGTCGCAAGCCATCGCGGTGGCCGCCGAACTTCGGGTGGCCGACGCGCTGGCAAACGGGCCCCTGCATCGCGACGAATTGGCTCGCGAGGTCGGCGCGAACCCTGTGGCGCTGGCGCGGCTGCTGCGCGCCCTGATTTCCCGCGGTATCTTCCGTCAACTGCGCGACGGACGCTACGCGCTGACTCCGATGGCCGACACGTTGCGCTCGGATGCGCCCGTCTCGGTGGCGGGCTGGGCGCGGTATTACGGCTCACAGGAATACCGCGAATTCTGGTCCTTTCTTGTTGAAGCGGTGCGGACCGGACAGTCGGTCGTTCCGTCGCTGCGGGGCGTGGACGGCTTTGCCTACCTAGCTCAGCACCCTCAATTGGCCTCGCTGTTCAACGACGGCATGACGGCCATCTCCGAAGTGGCGGCGGCTTCGGTGGTGACGGCTTACGACTTTGGTAAGTTTTCCGTAGTCGTCGATGTCGGCGGTGGACACGGACGACTCTTGGCGGCGGTCTTGGCTGCCGCGCCCAACGCCCGCGGTGTACTCTTCGATCTGCCCAACGTCGTCACCGGTGCGCCGGAAGTGCTCGACCGCGCGGGCGTCAGTGGCCGGGTGCGTGTTGAGGGCGGCTCGTTTTTCGACAGCGTGCCCACCGGCGGAGACGTCTACATTCTTCAGTTCGTCATCCACGATTGGGGCGATGAAGCGGCTCAGCGGATTCTCCGGAACGTCGCCGAAGCGGCGCACGATCAGGCCACGCTACTACTGGTGGAGATGGTGATCCCCCAGCATCACCGCGAGTTCGCCGGCAACTGGGCCGACCTGGACATGCTGGTACTCGGTGAAGGCCAAGAGCGCACCGCCGCGGCGCATCAAGAGCTCCTGCGGCGCAGTGGTTTTCAGCTGACGCGGATTATCCAAACCGTTTCCCCGTTTTGCGTGATTGAGGCTTCTCCGATTGCGCGGGATGCCCGGCGGCCTCGACCTCTCGCCGGCACGACGCGTGAGCCAGATCGCGTGCAGAGTAGCCGAGTCGGCGCACCACCCAAGTAG
- a CDS encoding acyl carrier protein, translating into MSAIRSETPVAADTSEYQELVEWLTMKVAEYVNVPPDTIGIDTALADCGIDSVSGLALCADLRYEKGFDVETTIVWDYPTIDAIAEYLVAGGEAQ; encoded by the coding sequence GTGAGCGCGATTCGGAGTGAAACCCCGGTTGCCGCCGACACTTCGGAGTATCAGGAACTTGTCGAGTGGCTGACGATGAAGGTCGCGGAATATGTCAACGTTCCGCCAGACACGATCGGCATCGATACCGCGCTGGCCGACTGTGGGATCGACTCCGTCTCCGGCCTGGCGCTGTGCGCGGACCTGCGGTACGAGAAGGGATTCGACGTCGAGACCACCATAGTGTGGGATTACCCGACCATCGATGCAATCGCGGAGTACCTGGTCGCCGGGGGAGAGGCGCAGTGA